The following coding sequences are from one Haliotis asinina isolate JCU_RB_2024 chromosome 3, JCU_Hal_asi_v2, whole genome shotgun sequence window:
- the LOC137277238 gene encoding uncharacterized protein has protein sequence MSDASMKVSPQKITLVCFSVLICWSLYFYYSSTKTGLVQREINSNIVGTIANKSIKFTARNVITETDRVDCFLGRKHSVTERIASDDQESPATNAKMALFYDRLLLVEKVEFRNLIKTFSEGVPPNITYFLYAGALLGSYSHHGMIPWDDDVDIIVREKHKPLLLTFLQSLGPKYEHYINGEINWKLYHRTSPKAAWVPWKFPFLDIFFYSEDPSIIQDTKIAEKKFNKSDVFPLIKRPFMGMMLPAPRHTRKVLELTYTIDRCVSNSYDHRLEKDMPSECVVTLPCDLLKDKFPFVERKNSNNTTVELLATEYGVQSVYETKDIY, from the coding sequence ATGTCGGATGCAAGTATGAAAGTGTCACCCCAAAAAATCACACTAGTGTGTTTCTCTGTCTTAATATGCTGGAGCCTTTACTTCTACTATTCCTCTACCAAGACGGGCCTTGTACAACGGGAAATCAACTCAAACATTGTTGGAACCATCGCAAACAAGAGTATCAAATTCACAGCTAGAAATGTCATAACAGAGACTGATAGAGTGGACTGTTTTCTGGGAAGAAAACATTCTGTGACAGAACGCATTGCTAGTGATGATCAAGAATCACCTGCGACGAATGCTAAAATGGCTCTATTTTATGACAGATTACTGCTGGTGGAAAAAGTGGAATTTAGAAACCTCATCAAAACCTTCAGTGAAGGCGTGCCTCCAAACATCACTTATTTCCTCTATGCAGGAGCTTTACTTGGTTCTTACTCTCATCACGGCATGATTCCTTGGGACGATGATGTGGACATTATAGTGAGGGAGAAACACAAACCTTTACTGCTAACATTCCTGCAGTCCCTTGGGCCAAAGTATGAACACTACATTAATGGGGAGATAAACTGGAAATTGTATCACAGAACGTCTCCAAAGGCAGCGTGGGTTCCATGGAAGTTTCCATTCCtcgatatttttttttattctgaaGACCCTTCAATCATCCAAGATACTAAAATAGCAGAAAAGAAATTCAACAAGAGTGACGTATTTCCTTTGATCAAGCGACCTTTCATGGGAATGATGCTGCCAGCACCAAGACACACCCGTAAGGTTTTAGAGTTGACTTACACCATCGACCGTTGTGTATCAAATTCATATGATCACAGACTGGAAAAAGATATGCCATCAGAATGTGTTGTGACACTCCCTTGTGACCTGTTGAAAGACAAATTCCCTTTTGTTGAAAGAAAGAACTCAAACAACACAACTGTTGAATTGTTGGCTACAGAATACGGTGTCCAAAGCGTGTATGAAACTAAAGATATATATTAA